The genomic window ACGCCAAGGCGCCGGTCTTTGACCTGCCCGAGGCCGTGACCGCCGGGGAGGAAAAATGAGCAAGCCGTGCGTGCTCTTGATCCTGGATGGCTGGGGCAAGGCCGCGCCCGGTCCGGGCAACGCGGTCAGCCAGGCCGACACGCCGAACATGGATCGCCTTCTGGCCGGGCACCCCACGGCGGAACTCAAGTGCATGGGCCGGGACGTGGGCCTGCCTGACGGTCAGATGGGTAATTCCGAGGTTGGTCATCTGAATCTGGGAGCCGGACGCATCGTCTACCAGGACATCATGCGCATCAACATGGCCATCGAAAACGGTTCCCTGGCCGCCAATCCCGAACTGGCGGCCCTGGCCGATTCGGTCCGCGCGGCCACGGGCCGGGTGCATCTCATGGGGTTGGTTTCCGACGGAGGGGTGCATAGCATGCTGACCCATCTGGAAGCCCTGATCCAGGCCCTGGCAACCCAGGGCGTGGCGGACATCTGCATCCATGCCTTTCTGGATGGCCGGGACACGCCGCCGCGCAGCGGCCAGGGCTATATCCGGGAGCTGGAAGCGTTTTTGGCGCGCGTGGGCGTCGGTCGCATCGCCACGATCACGGGTCGCTACTACGCCATGGACCGGGACCAGCGCTGGGAACGGGTGGAACGGGCCTATAATGCCCTGGTCCTGGGCGAGGGAACCCCGGCGGTGTCGGCGGATCAGGCCGTGGGCGAGGCCTACGAGAATGGTGAAAACGACGAGTTCGTCCAGCCCAGGGTTATTCTGCGCGACGGCGCGCCGTCTGGCTTGGTGCGGGACGGGGATGGCGTGCTCTTTTTCAATTTCCGGGCGGACCGGGCCAGGGAACTGACGCGCGCCTTGACCGATACGGATTTCAGCGGCTTTGCGCGGCGGCGGACGCTTCG from Deltaproteobacteria bacterium includes these protein-coding regions:
- a CDS encoding 2,3-bisphosphoglycerate-independent phosphoglycerate mutase, which produces MSKPCVLLILDGWGKAAPGPGNAVSQADTPNMDRLLAGHPTAELKCMGRDVGLPDGQMGNSEVGHLNLGAGRIVYQDIMRINMAIENGSLAANPELAALADSVRAATGRVHLMGLVSDGGVHSMLTHLEALIQALATQGVADICIHAFLDGRDTPPRSGQGYIRELEAFLARVGVGRIATITGRYYAMDRDQRWERVERAYNALVLGEGTPAVSADQAVGEAYENGENDEFVQPRVILRDGAPSGLVRDGDGVLFFNFRADRARELTRALTDTDFSGFARRRTLRPCRYVTMTCYEKTFDLPVLFPPVRMDNILGQIVSEHGLRQLRTAETEKYAHVTYFFNGGVETPFPGEDRKLLPSPKDVPTYDFKPEMSVFQVAQTLLDGIASGQYDLIVCNFANLDMVGHTGVIPAAIKACEAVDQCLGRVMDEVARLGATLLVTADHGNAEDMLDEAGNVKTSHSINPVSFVYVGPRVVTLRNGRLADVAPTILDVLGLPKPAEMTGQTLLVPSA